The following proteins are encoded in a genomic region of Anas acuta chromosome 28, bAnaAcu1.1, whole genome shotgun sequence:
- the ARHGEF2 gene encoding rho guanine nucleotide exchange factor 2 isoform X4, whose product MKEGKEKDARYTNGHLFTTITVSGMTMCFACNKSITAKEALICPTCNVTIHNRCKDTLPNCTKVKQKQQKVALLKNSSALQSVSLRNKTAIRERPNSAIYPSESFRQTLLGPRRGRPSLSLSKSVSTTNIAGTLNDESPLGIRRILSQSTDSLNMRNRTLSVESLIDEGPDVILNQLLSDFETDEKDFEADSWSLAVDNSFLQQHKMDVMKRQDVIYELIQTEIHHVRTLKIMGSVFRRAMLEELQLDPGTVQKIFPCVDELSQIHERFLAQLLERRRDSLAQDSNKNFVINRLGDILVGQFSGSSAEQMKKAYSEFCSRHTKAVKEYKDLLARDKRFQHFVRRMARSPLLRRHGVPECILLVTQRITKYPVLIERILKNSKDNEGDSADLSRALTLVKELISGVNEEVHACEMNARLWDVYRRVDGRAKAPLQWESRAGLFGRDELLRRKLVHSGCMLWKTAAGRFKDILVLLMTDVLIFLQEKDQKYTFPMLDKPAVISLQNLIVRDIANQEKGMFLISAAPPEMYEVHAASRDDRNNWMKLIQQAVSLCPSRQDFPLIETEIEASMRKLKDRILQHDRKIAALLEEKVGLFADMLALTGGCEEPSPTLAPRALFRSDSGEGLRGERLLQDAIREVENLKEMLAGTGRERDQNHLAEAESCPSPGASNGDAGNFNGAPEFCRADSDAGQRDGNGNQLLQRAPQEEVNQRLMNLYTLLHGLQAVVSQQDTLLELRLQEGAERREKAPVAAPVTPVVAPAVAPVAPGERPSSELALLQRQHALLQEELARCRQLCHERAQEAAGLEGRLRGSEQERARLERERDEAQRQLAAVLRQEGGGTRGRRGTDPRRRSLPAGDALYLSFTPPQHLSHGSSPPGLSFQHHHAFATCPRDELDYRGEPPRLREGEDALEALLEDEGLGSRRSPPASPRDFLRMQDIPEEVESSQELKEGDGGSSDS is encoded by the exons atgaAGGAGGGCAAGGAGAAGGACGCGCGCTACACCAACGGCCACCTCTTCACCACCATCACCGTCTCGGGGATGACCATGTGCTTCGCCTGCAACAAGAGCATCACGGCCAAGGAGGCTCTCATCTGCCCCA CTTGCAACGTCACCATCCACAACCGCTGCAAGGACACGCTGCCCAACTGCACCAAGGTCAAGCAGAAG CAACAGAAAGTGGCGCTGCTGAAGAACAGCTCGGCGCTGCAGTCGGTCTCGCTGCGCAACAAGA ctGCCATCCGGGAGCGCCCCAACTCGGCCATCTACCCCTCGGAGAGCTTCCGCCAGACGCTGCTGGGCCCCCGCCGCGGCCGCCCCTCGCTCTCCCTCTCCAAAAGCGTCTCCACCACCAACATCGCGGG gacgCTGAACGATgagtctcccctggggattcGGCGCATCCTGTCCCAGTCCACCGACTCCCTCAACATGCGCAACCGCACGCTCTCCGTCGAGTCGCTCATCGACGAag GCCCCGACGTGATCCTCAACCAGCTGCTGAGCGACTTCGAGACGGACGAGAAGGATTTCGAGGCGGACTCGTGGAGCCTGGCGGTGGACAacagcttcctgcagcagcacaagatGGATGTGATGAAGCGCCAGGACGTCATCTACG AGCTGATCCAGACGGAGATCCACCACGTGCGCACGCTGAAGATCATGGGCAGCGTGTTCCGCAGGGCcatgctggaggagctgcagctggaccCGGGCACGGTGCAGAAAATTTTCCCTTGCGTGGACGAACTCAGCCAAATCCACGAGCGTTTCCTGGCCCAGCTCCTGGAGCGCCGCCGCGACTCGCTGGCCCAGGACAGCAACAAGAACTTCGTCATCAACCGCCTGGGGGACATCCTCGTGGGCCAG ttctCGGGCAGCAGCGCGGAGCAGATGAAGAAAGCCTACTCGGAGTTCTGCAGCAGGCACACCAAGGCGGTGAAGGAGTACAAGGACCTGCTCGCCCGCGACAAGCGCTTCCAGCACTTCGTGCGG AGGATGGCACGGTCCCCGCTGCTCCGGCGCCACGGCGTGCCAGAGTGCATCCTGCTGGTGACGCAGCGGATCACCAAGTACCCGGTGCTCATCGAGCGCATCCTGAAAAACTCCAAAG ACAACGAGGGCGACTCGGCTGACCTGTCCCGGGCGCTGACGCTGGTGAAGGAGCTGATTTCGGGGGTCAACGAGGAGGTGCACGCCTGCGAGATGAACGCGCGGCTCTGGGACGTTTACCGGCGCGTGGACGGGCGCGCCAAGGCGCCGCTGCAGTGGGAGAGCCGCGCCGGCCTCTTCGGCAGGGACGAGCTCCTGCGGCGCAAACTGGTGCACAGCGGCTGCATGCTCTGGAAAACGGCGGCCGGGCGCTTCAaag ACATCCTGGTGCTGCTGATGACCGACGTCCTCATCTTCCTGCAAGAGAAGGACCAGAAGTACACCTTCCCCATGCTG gacaaGCCGGCCGTCATCTCGCTGCAAAACCTGATCGTGCGCGACATCGCCAACCAGGAGAAGGGCATGTTCCTGATCAGCGCCGCGCCGCCCGAGATGTACGAGGTGCACGCCGCCTCCCGCGACGACCGCAACAACTGGATGAAGCTCATCCAGCAGGCGGTCAGCCT CTGCCCCAGCCGCCAGGACTTCCCGCTGATTGAGACCGAGATCGAGGCGTCCATGCGCAAGCTGAAAG ACCGCATCCTGCAGCACGACCGTAAGATCGCggcgctgctggaggagaaggtggGGCTGTTCGCCGACATGCTGGCGCTGACGGGGGGCTGCGAGGAGCCCTCGCCCACCCTGGCCCCGCGCGCCCTCTTCCGCTCCGACTCCGGCGAGGGCTTGCGGGGGGAGCGCCTGCTGCAGGACGCCATCCGCGAAG TGGAGAACCTGAAGGAGATGTTGGCGGGCACCGGGCGCGAGCGGGACCAGAATCACCTCGCCGAGGCCgagagctgccccagccccggcgcGAGCA ACGGTGACGCCGGCAACTTCAACGGCGCCCCGGAGTTCTGCAGGGCGGACTCGGACGCAGGGCAGCGG GACGGGAACGGCAACCAGCTCCTGCAGCGGGCACCCCAGGAG GAGGTGAACCAGCGGCTGATGAACCTCTACACCCTGCTGCACGGCCTCCAG GCGGTGGTGAGCCAGCAGGACACGCTGCTGGAGCTGCGGCTGCAGGAGGGCGCCGAGCGGCGCGAGAAGGCACCGGTGGCGGCACCGGTGACCCCGGTGGTGGCACCGGCGGTGGCACCGGTGGCACCGGGCGAAAGACCCAGCTCGGAGCTGGCGCTGCTGCAACGGCAGCacgccctgctgcaggaggagctggcccGCTGCCGGCAGCTGTGCCACGAGCGGGCGcaggaggcggcggggctggaGGGGCGGCTGCGGGGCAGCGAGCAGGAGCGGGCACGGCTGGAGCGCGAGCGGGACGAGGCGCAGCGGCAGCTGGCGGCGGTGCTGCGCCAGGAAGGGGGCGGCACGCGGGGGCGGCGCGGCACAGACCCCCGCCGTAGGAGCTTGCCAGCGGGAGACGCGCTGTATCTCAGCTTCACCCCCCCGCAG CACCTGAGCCAcggcagcagcccccccggccTCTCCTTCCAGCACCACCACGCTTTCGCCACGTGCCCCCGGGACGAGCTGGATTACCGGGGAGAGCCCCCCCGGCTGCGGGAGGGCGAGGACGCGCTGGAGGCGCTGCTGGAGGACGAGGGTTTGGGCAgccgccgctccccccccgccagcccccgAG atttCCTGAGGATGCAAGACATTCCCGAGGAGGTGgagagcagccaggagctgaaGGAGGGCGACGGGGGCTCCTCGGACAGTTAG
- the ARHGEF2 gene encoding rho guanine nucleotide exchange factor 2 isoform X5, whose product MYGRPAARSKEKEKMKEGKEKDARYTNGHLFTTITVSGMTMCFACNKSITAKEALICPTCNVTIHNRCKDTLPNCTKVKQKQQKVALLKNSSALQSVSLRNKTAIRERPNSAIYPSESFRQTLLGPRRGRPSLSLSKSVSTTNIAGTLNDESPLGIRRILSQSTDSLNMRNRTLSVESLIDEGPDVILNQLLSDFETDEKDFEADSWSLAVDNSFLQQHKMDVMKRQDVIYELIQTEIHHVRTLKIMGSVFRRAMLEELQLDPGTVQKIFPCVDELSQIHERFLAQLLERRRDSLAQDSNKNFVINRLGDILVGQFSGSSAEQMKKAYSEFCSRHTKAVKEYKDLLARDKRFQHFVRRMARSPLLRRHGVPECILLVTQRITKYPVLIERILKNSKDNEGDSADLSRALTLVKELISGVNEEVHACEMNARLWDVYRRVDGRAKAPLQWESRAGLFGRDELLRRKLVHSGCMLWKTAAGRFKDILVLLMTDVLIFLQEKDQKYTFPMLDKPAVISLQNLIVRDIANQEKGMFLISAAPPEMYEVHAASRDDRNNWMKLIQQAVSLCPSRQDFPLIETEIEASMRKLKDRILQHDRKIAALLEEKVGLFADMLALTGGCEEPSPTLAPRALFRSDSGEGLRGERLLQDAIREVENLKEMLAGTGRERDQNHLAEAESCPSPGASNGDAGNFNGAPEFCRADSDAGQRDGNGNQLLQRAPQEEVNQRLMNLYTLLHGLQAVVSQQDTLLELRLQEGAERREKAPVAAPVTPVVAPAVAPVAPGERPSSELALLQRQHALLQEELARCRQLCHERAQEAAGLEGRLRGSEQERARLERERDEAQRQLAAVLRQEGGGTRGRRGTDPRRRSLPAGDALYLSFTPPQHLSHGSSPPGLSFQHHHAFATCPRDELDYRGEPPRLREGEDALEALLEDEGLGSRRSPPASPRDFLRMQDIPEEVESSQELKEGDGGSSDS is encoded by the exons agcaaggagaaggagaagatgaAGGAGGGCAAGGAGAAGGACGCGCGCTACACCAACGGCCACCTCTTCACCACCATCACCGTCTCGGGGATGACCATGTGCTTCGCCTGCAACAAGAGCATCACGGCCAAGGAGGCTCTCATCTGCCCCA CTTGCAACGTCACCATCCACAACCGCTGCAAGGACACGCTGCCCAACTGCACCAAGGTCAAGCAGAAG CAACAGAAAGTGGCGCTGCTGAAGAACAGCTCGGCGCTGCAGTCGGTCTCGCTGCGCAACAAGA ctGCCATCCGGGAGCGCCCCAACTCGGCCATCTACCCCTCGGAGAGCTTCCGCCAGACGCTGCTGGGCCCCCGCCGCGGCCGCCCCTCGCTCTCCCTCTCCAAAAGCGTCTCCACCACCAACATCGCGGG gacgCTGAACGATgagtctcccctggggattcGGCGCATCCTGTCCCAGTCCACCGACTCCCTCAACATGCGCAACCGCACGCTCTCCGTCGAGTCGCTCATCGACGAag GCCCCGACGTGATCCTCAACCAGCTGCTGAGCGACTTCGAGACGGACGAGAAGGATTTCGAGGCGGACTCGTGGAGCCTGGCGGTGGACAacagcttcctgcagcagcacaagatGGATGTGATGAAGCGCCAGGACGTCATCTACG AGCTGATCCAGACGGAGATCCACCACGTGCGCACGCTGAAGATCATGGGCAGCGTGTTCCGCAGGGCcatgctggaggagctgcagctggaccCGGGCACGGTGCAGAAAATTTTCCCTTGCGTGGACGAACTCAGCCAAATCCACGAGCGTTTCCTGGCCCAGCTCCTGGAGCGCCGCCGCGACTCGCTGGCCCAGGACAGCAACAAGAACTTCGTCATCAACCGCCTGGGGGACATCCTCGTGGGCCAG ttctCGGGCAGCAGCGCGGAGCAGATGAAGAAAGCCTACTCGGAGTTCTGCAGCAGGCACACCAAGGCGGTGAAGGAGTACAAGGACCTGCTCGCCCGCGACAAGCGCTTCCAGCACTTCGTGCGG AGGATGGCACGGTCCCCGCTGCTCCGGCGCCACGGCGTGCCAGAGTGCATCCTGCTGGTGACGCAGCGGATCACCAAGTACCCGGTGCTCATCGAGCGCATCCTGAAAAACTCCAAAG ACAACGAGGGCGACTCGGCTGACCTGTCCCGGGCGCTGACGCTGGTGAAGGAGCTGATTTCGGGGGTCAACGAGGAGGTGCACGCCTGCGAGATGAACGCGCGGCTCTGGGACGTTTACCGGCGCGTGGACGGGCGCGCCAAGGCGCCGCTGCAGTGGGAGAGCCGCGCCGGCCTCTTCGGCAGGGACGAGCTCCTGCGGCGCAAACTGGTGCACAGCGGCTGCATGCTCTGGAAAACGGCGGCCGGGCGCTTCAaag ACATCCTGGTGCTGCTGATGACCGACGTCCTCATCTTCCTGCAAGAGAAGGACCAGAAGTACACCTTCCCCATGCTG gacaaGCCGGCCGTCATCTCGCTGCAAAACCTGATCGTGCGCGACATCGCCAACCAGGAGAAGGGCATGTTCCTGATCAGCGCCGCGCCGCCCGAGATGTACGAGGTGCACGCCGCCTCCCGCGACGACCGCAACAACTGGATGAAGCTCATCCAGCAGGCGGTCAGCCT CTGCCCCAGCCGCCAGGACTTCCCGCTGATTGAGACCGAGATCGAGGCGTCCATGCGCAAGCTGAAAG ACCGCATCCTGCAGCACGACCGTAAGATCGCggcgctgctggaggagaaggtggGGCTGTTCGCCGACATGCTGGCGCTGACGGGGGGCTGCGAGGAGCCCTCGCCCACCCTGGCCCCGCGCGCCCTCTTCCGCTCCGACTCCGGCGAGGGCTTGCGGGGGGAGCGCCTGCTGCAGGACGCCATCCGCGAAG TGGAGAACCTGAAGGAGATGTTGGCGGGCACCGGGCGCGAGCGGGACCAGAATCACCTCGCCGAGGCCgagagctgccccagccccggcgcGAGCA ACGGTGACGCCGGCAACTTCAACGGCGCCCCGGAGTTCTGCAGGGCGGACTCGGACGCAGGGCAGCGG GACGGGAACGGCAACCAGCTCCTGCAGCGGGCACCCCAGGAG GAGGTGAACCAGCGGCTGATGAACCTCTACACCCTGCTGCACGGCCTCCAG GCGGTGGTGAGCCAGCAGGACACGCTGCTGGAGCTGCGGCTGCAGGAGGGCGCCGAGCGGCGCGAGAAGGCACCGGTGGCGGCACCGGTGACCCCGGTGGTGGCACCGGCGGTGGCACCGGTGGCACCGGGCGAAAGACCCAGCTCGGAGCTGGCGCTGCTGCAACGGCAGCacgccctgctgcaggaggagctggcccGCTGCCGGCAGCTGTGCCACGAGCGGGCGcaggaggcggcggggctggaGGGGCGGCTGCGGGGCAGCGAGCAGGAGCGGGCACGGCTGGAGCGCGAGCGGGACGAGGCGCAGCGGCAGCTGGCGGCGGTGCTGCGCCAGGAAGGGGGCGGCACGCGGGGGCGGCGCGGCACAGACCCCCGCCGTAGGAGCTTGCCAGCGGGAGACGCGCTGTATCTCAGCTTCACCCCCCCGCAG CACCTGAGCCAcggcagcagcccccccggccTCTCCTTCCAGCACCACCACGCTTTCGCCACGTGCCCCCGGGACGAGCTGGATTACCGGGGAGAGCCCCCCCGGCTGCGGGAGGGCGAGGACGCGCTGGAGGCGCTGCTGGAGGACGAGGGTTTGGGCAgccgccgctccccccccgccagcccccgAG atttCCTGAGGATGCAAGACATTCCCGAGGAGGTGgagagcagccaggagctgaaGGAGGGCGACGGGGGCTCCTCGGACAGTTAG
- the ARHGEF2 gene encoding rho guanine nucleotide exchange factor 2 isoform X6, producing the protein MSRIQALARARSERSKESAAKSKEKEKMKEGKEKDARYTNGHLFTTITVSGMTMCFACNKSITAKEALICPTCNVTIHNRCKDTLPNCTKVKQKQQKVALLKNSSALQSVSLRNKTAIRERPNSAIYPSESFRQTLLGPRRGRPSLSLSKSVSTTNIAGTLNDESPLGIRRILSQSTDSLNMRNRTLSVESLIDEGPDVILNQLLSDFETDEKDFEADSWSLAVDNSFLQQHKMDVMKRQDVIYELIQTEIHHVRTLKIMGSVFRRAMLEELQLDPGTVQKIFPCVDELSQIHERFLAQLLERRRDSLAQDSNKNFVINRLGDILVGQFSGSSAEQMKKAYSEFCSRHTKAVKEYKDLLARDKRFQHFVRRMARSPLLRRHGVPECILLVTQRITKYPVLIERILKNSKDNEGDSADLSRALTLVKELISGVNEEVHACEMNARLWDVYRRVDGRAKAPLQWESRAGLFGRDELLRRKLVHSGCMLWKTAAGRFKDILVLLMTDVLIFLQEKDQKYTFPMLDKPAVISLQNLIVRDIANQEKGMFLISAAPPEMYEVHAASRDDRNNWMKLIQQAVSLCPSRQDFPLIETEIEASMRKLKDRILQHDRKIAALLEEKVGLFADMLALTGGCEEPSPTLAPRALFRSDSGEGLRGERLLQDAIREVENLKEMLAGTGRERDQNHLAEAESCPSPGASNGDAGNFNGAPEFCRADSDAGQRDGNGNQLLQRAPQEEVNQRLMNLYTLLHGLQAVVSQQDTLLELRLQEGAERREKAPVAAPVTPVVAPAVAPVAPGERPSSELALLQRQHALLQEELARCRQLCHERAQEAAGLEGRLRGSEQERARLERERDEAQRQLAAVLRQEGGGTRGRRGTDPRRRSLPAGDALYLSFTPPQHLSHGSSPPGLSFQHHHAFATCPRDELDYRGEPPRLREGEDALEALLEDEGLGSRRSPPASPRDFLRMQDIPEEVESSQELKEGDGGSSDS; encoded by the exons agcaaggagaaggagaagatgaAGGAGGGCAAGGAGAAGGACGCGCGCTACACCAACGGCCACCTCTTCACCACCATCACCGTCTCGGGGATGACCATGTGCTTCGCCTGCAACAAGAGCATCACGGCCAAGGAGGCTCTCATCTGCCCCA CTTGCAACGTCACCATCCACAACCGCTGCAAGGACACGCTGCCCAACTGCACCAAGGTCAAGCAGAAG CAACAGAAAGTGGCGCTGCTGAAGAACAGCTCGGCGCTGCAGTCGGTCTCGCTGCGCAACAAGA ctGCCATCCGGGAGCGCCCCAACTCGGCCATCTACCCCTCGGAGAGCTTCCGCCAGACGCTGCTGGGCCCCCGCCGCGGCCGCCCCTCGCTCTCCCTCTCCAAAAGCGTCTCCACCACCAACATCGCGGG gacgCTGAACGATgagtctcccctggggattcGGCGCATCCTGTCCCAGTCCACCGACTCCCTCAACATGCGCAACCGCACGCTCTCCGTCGAGTCGCTCATCGACGAag GCCCCGACGTGATCCTCAACCAGCTGCTGAGCGACTTCGAGACGGACGAGAAGGATTTCGAGGCGGACTCGTGGAGCCTGGCGGTGGACAacagcttcctgcagcagcacaagatGGATGTGATGAAGCGCCAGGACGTCATCTACG AGCTGATCCAGACGGAGATCCACCACGTGCGCACGCTGAAGATCATGGGCAGCGTGTTCCGCAGGGCcatgctggaggagctgcagctggaccCGGGCACGGTGCAGAAAATTTTCCCTTGCGTGGACGAACTCAGCCAAATCCACGAGCGTTTCCTGGCCCAGCTCCTGGAGCGCCGCCGCGACTCGCTGGCCCAGGACAGCAACAAGAACTTCGTCATCAACCGCCTGGGGGACATCCTCGTGGGCCAG ttctCGGGCAGCAGCGCGGAGCAGATGAAGAAAGCCTACTCGGAGTTCTGCAGCAGGCACACCAAGGCGGTGAAGGAGTACAAGGACCTGCTCGCCCGCGACAAGCGCTTCCAGCACTTCGTGCGG AGGATGGCACGGTCCCCGCTGCTCCGGCGCCACGGCGTGCCAGAGTGCATCCTGCTGGTGACGCAGCGGATCACCAAGTACCCGGTGCTCATCGAGCGCATCCTGAAAAACTCCAAAG ACAACGAGGGCGACTCGGCTGACCTGTCCCGGGCGCTGACGCTGGTGAAGGAGCTGATTTCGGGGGTCAACGAGGAGGTGCACGCCTGCGAGATGAACGCGCGGCTCTGGGACGTTTACCGGCGCGTGGACGGGCGCGCCAAGGCGCCGCTGCAGTGGGAGAGCCGCGCCGGCCTCTTCGGCAGGGACGAGCTCCTGCGGCGCAAACTGGTGCACAGCGGCTGCATGCTCTGGAAAACGGCGGCCGGGCGCTTCAaag ACATCCTGGTGCTGCTGATGACCGACGTCCTCATCTTCCTGCAAGAGAAGGACCAGAAGTACACCTTCCCCATGCTG gacaaGCCGGCCGTCATCTCGCTGCAAAACCTGATCGTGCGCGACATCGCCAACCAGGAGAAGGGCATGTTCCTGATCAGCGCCGCGCCGCCCGAGATGTACGAGGTGCACGCCGCCTCCCGCGACGACCGCAACAACTGGATGAAGCTCATCCAGCAGGCGGTCAGCCT CTGCCCCAGCCGCCAGGACTTCCCGCTGATTGAGACCGAGATCGAGGCGTCCATGCGCAAGCTGAAAG ACCGCATCCTGCAGCACGACCGTAAGATCGCggcgctgctggaggagaaggtggGGCTGTTCGCCGACATGCTGGCGCTGACGGGGGGCTGCGAGGAGCCCTCGCCCACCCTGGCCCCGCGCGCCCTCTTCCGCTCCGACTCCGGCGAGGGCTTGCGGGGGGAGCGCCTGCTGCAGGACGCCATCCGCGAAG TGGAGAACCTGAAGGAGATGTTGGCGGGCACCGGGCGCGAGCGGGACCAGAATCACCTCGCCGAGGCCgagagctgccccagccccggcgcGAGCA ACGGTGACGCCGGCAACTTCAACGGCGCCCCGGAGTTCTGCAGGGCGGACTCGGACGCAGGGCAGCGG GACGGGAACGGCAACCAGCTCCTGCAGCGGGCACCCCAGGAG GAGGTGAACCAGCGGCTGATGAACCTCTACACCCTGCTGCACGGCCTCCAG GCGGTGGTGAGCCAGCAGGACACGCTGCTGGAGCTGCGGCTGCAGGAGGGCGCCGAGCGGCGCGAGAAGGCACCGGTGGCGGCACCGGTGACCCCGGTGGTGGCACCGGCGGTGGCACCGGTGGCACCGGGCGAAAGACCCAGCTCGGAGCTGGCGCTGCTGCAACGGCAGCacgccctgctgcaggaggagctggcccGCTGCCGGCAGCTGTGCCACGAGCGGGCGcaggaggcggcggggctggaGGGGCGGCTGCGGGGCAGCGAGCAGGAGCGGGCACGGCTGGAGCGCGAGCGGGACGAGGCGCAGCGGCAGCTGGCGGCGGTGCTGCGCCAGGAAGGGGGCGGCACGCGGGGGCGGCGCGGCACAGACCCCCGCCGTAGGAGCTTGCCAGCGGGAGACGCGCTGTATCTCAGCTTCACCCCCCCGCAG CACCTGAGCCAcggcagcagcccccccggccTCTCCTTCCAGCACCACCACGCTTTCGCCACGTGCCCCCGGGACGAGCTGGATTACCGGGGAGAGCCCCCCCGGCTGCGGGAGGGCGAGGACGCGCTGGAGGCGCTGCTGGAGGACGAGGGTTTGGGCAgccgccgctccccccccgccagcccccgAG atttCCTGAGGATGCAAGACATTCCCGAGGAGGTGgagagcagccaggagctgaaGGAGGGCGACGGGGGCTCCTCGGACAGTTAG
- the ANKRD35 gene encoding ankyrin repeat domain-containing protein 35 yields the protein MLAARGNHAAVCAQLLQSGADPKLTDGDKKTALDLAHEHGATEAAAQLLHHGGHGRTHRENGSGGAGDPELQGCSNEDEEEEEEEDKKEEEEEEEQRGERGTQHPTDLLQQAQDSARPPPSTGSEDEDDDDEGSCLAPPAEHELARRRRRRKAEEEPTEPGGTRAPQEGAGRGAEVQELQERNGRLAAELARLRLERGRLRDELRGLRGLRERDPPLGAAEEGGNQVGALCRALEAKREEAARLRGRLAAQRRELEELRERLGRGLRGGQDEAGGPLPDSCVLQELQRRLEALARSQHEALQLVAEMEAEEAAGRGGDGDSGEGTGGEGTGGSQPGELGEPGGAPGGLRELQERLEEARAEAGRWEAAAAAERRAKEEAEARGAQRELEAAELREKLQGLQRTLGGLRNALRDREAKTKQLLAEAEALAAAVLAARSEGARLRLQLQVQQKAHRDVVAVYRSHLLNAAQGFMDEAVHGRLLRILRAEEWGQDAARH from the exons ATGCTGGCGGCACGGGGCAACCACGCCGCCGTCTGcgcccagctcctgcagagcgGCGCCGACCCCAAACTCACCGACGGGGACAAGAA GACAGCCCTGGACCTGGCCCACGAGCACGGTGCCACCGAGGCGGCCGCGCAGCTCCTGCACCACGGGGGCCACGGGCGCACGCACCGAG AGAACGGATCTGGTGGCGCTGGGGACCCTGAGCTGCAG GGCTGCAGCaatgaggatgaggaagaggaggaggaggaagataaaaaggaggaagaggaggaagaggagcagcgGGGCGAGCgtggcacccagcaccccaccGACCTCCTCCAGCAGGCGCAGGACTCGGCACGGCCCCCACCCAGCACCGGCAGCGAGgatgaggatgatgatgatgaaggcTCCTGCCTCGCTCCACCGGCTGAGCATGAGctggcgaggaggaggaggaggaggaaggctgagGAAGAGCCCACGGAGCCGGGGGGGACCCGAGCCCCCCAGGAGGGAGCGGGACGGGGCGCggaggtgcaggagctgcaggagcgcAACGGGAGGCTGGCGGCGGAGCTGGCCCGGCTGCGGCTGGAGAGGGGGAGGCTGCGGGACGAgctgcgggggctgcgggggctgcgggagcggGACCCCCCCCTGGGGGCGGCGGAGGAAGGGGGCAACCAGGTGGGAGCCCTGTGCCGGGCACTGGAGGCCAAGCGGGAGGAGGCAGCAAGGCTGCGGGGGAGGCTGGCGGCGCAGcgcagggagctggaggagctgcgggagcgcctggggagggggctgcggggggggcagGACGAGGCCGGCGGCCCCCTCCCCGATTCCTGcgtcctgcaggagctgcagcggAGGCTGGAGGCCCTGGCGAGGTCCCAGCACGAGGCCCTGCAGCTGGTGGCCGAGATGGAGGCCGAGGAGGCcgcggggagaggaggggacggggacagcgGAGAGGGGACGGGGGGAGAGGGGACGGGGGGGTCCCAGCCGGGGGAATtgggggaaccggggggggctcctggggggctgcgggagctgcaggagaggctggaggaggCCAGGGCCGAGGCCGGGCGCTGggaggccgccgccgccgccgagcgCAGGGCCAAGGAGGAGGCGGAGGCCAGGGGGGCCCAGCGGGAGCTGGAGGCCGCGGAGCTGCGGGAgaagctgcaggggctgcagaggaccctgggggggctccGCAACGCCCTGCGGGACAGGGAGGCCAAG ACCAAGCAGCTGCTGGCGGAGGCGGAGGCGCTGGCGGCGGCGGTGCTGGCGGCGCGCAGCGAGGGCGCCCGGCTGcggctgcagctccag gTGCAGCAGAAAGCCCACCGGGACGTGGTGGCCGTGTACCGCAGCCACCTGCTCAACGCCGCCCAG GGCTTCATGGACGAGGCGGTGCACGGGCGGCTGCTGCGCATCCTGCGGGCGGAGGAGTGGGGCCAGGACGCGGCCCGGCATTAA